The following proteins come from a genomic window of Methylorubrum populi:
- a CDS encoding caspase family protein — protein sequence MPRQGLVSAARRAFHEAAFLLAACLVLAAPARAAPEAAPFADNADSVAVVIGNRSYKQTVPVDFAHNDAEAIRAYLIERLGYRESNVFLLKDATLNEFNQVFGTERNPQSGRLWRSVREGRSNVFVYYSGHGVPDLASKQPFLLPEDGNPNQGESGYALETLYRNLDLVKRKIGPERQLVVMVDACFTGETGRKGESLLAVSAPGFAPARPKAESGIVRLVATSGATPANWDEPNRLGLLTSRFLMGVSGLADAEGAEGTSDGLIRWPELKSYLRREVEEAARRASGREQVPEIDDAPIVLKASLPVAAVAGGVAAIRDEAAWRRAETLGTREAFEAYVGTCGEACAYRSQAMDRLLAGRKRDAAAIDQENWAKFGAARQYQAYLDSCGEVCAYRSLAEGYLGGTNPSTDPRVKRCDELAAGTDDPDRPKGVPGVKLGRIEASAAIEACRGASAAYPQLRRLAYQLGRAYDRADRSKEAFSAYDRAAKAGSIAAMNNLATLYENGQGVKRGQAEAYRLYRQAGEAGNVVALANAARMLEYGNGIPKDEAGAVALYKRAVEGGDVPSISKLVPHYATGAHGFPKDLRQGFDLFRRAADKGDPVAMATMATLIDNGFGRYFPGMRSADMVLRALKRGELGAASVSATDTAAQKLKPETIRTVQRAVKEADYYSGALDGRFNPVFVRALDQYARANEAE from the coding sequence ATGCCGAGACAGGGCCTGGTTTCCGCCGCGCGCCGCGCTTTTCACGAGGCCGCGTTCCTCCTGGCAGCCTGCCTCGTCCTCGCCGCACCGGCCCGCGCCGCGCCGGAGGCGGCGCCGTTCGCCGACAACGCCGACTCGGTCGCGGTGGTGATCGGCAACCGCAGCTACAAGCAGACGGTGCCGGTCGATTTCGCCCATAACGACGCCGAGGCGATCCGCGCCTACCTGATCGAGCGCCTGGGCTACCGCGAGAGCAACGTCTTCCTCCTGAAGGACGCGACCCTCAACGAGTTCAACCAAGTCTTCGGCACCGAGCGCAATCCGCAATCGGGCCGGCTCTGGCGCAGCGTGCGCGAGGGCCGCTCCAACGTCTTCGTCTACTATTCCGGCCACGGCGTGCCGGATCTGGCGAGCAAGCAGCCCTTCCTGCTGCCGGAGGACGGCAACCCGAACCAGGGCGAGAGCGGCTATGCCCTGGAGACCCTCTACCGCAACCTCGACCTCGTGAAGCGCAAGATCGGGCCGGAACGCCAGCTCGTGGTGATGGTCGATGCCTGCTTCACCGGCGAGACCGGCCGCAAGGGCGAGAGCCTGCTCGCGGTCTCCGCCCCCGGCTTCGCCCCGGCCCGGCCGAAGGCGGAGAGCGGGATCGTGCGCCTCGTCGCCACCTCCGGCGCGACGCCGGCGAACTGGGACGAGCCGAACCGGCTCGGCCTTCTCACCAGCCGCTTCCTGATGGGCGTCTCGGGGCTCGCCGATGCCGAGGGCGCGGAGGGGACAAGCGACGGGCTGATCCGCTGGCCGGAGCTGAAGAGCTACCTGCGCCGCGAGGTCGAGGAGGCGGCGCGCCGCGCCTCGGGCCGCGAACAGGTGCCGGAGATCGACGACGCGCCGATCGTGCTGAAGGCTTCGCTCCCCGTCGCGGCGGTGGCCGGCGGCGTCGCCGCGATCCGCGACGAGGCGGCGTGGCGCCGCGCCGAGACGCTCGGCACCCGCGAGGCGTTCGAGGCTTATGTCGGCACCTGCGGCGAGGCTTGCGCCTACCGCTCCCAGGCGATGGACCGCCTGCTCGCCGGCCGCAAGCGCGATGCGGCGGCGATCGACCAGGAGAATTGGGCAAAGTTCGGCGCGGCGCGGCAGTATCAGGCCTATCTCGATTCCTGCGGTGAGGTCTGCGCCTATCGCAGCCTCGCGGAGGGCTATCTCGGCGGCACGAACCCCAGCACCGATCCGCGGGTGAAGCGCTGCGACGAGCTCGCCGCCGGCACCGACGATCCCGACCGGCCGAAGGGCGTGCCGGGGGTGAAGCTCGGACGGATCGAGGCGTCCGCGGCCATCGAGGCCTGCCGCGGGGCGTCGGCGGCCTACCCGCAGCTGCGCCGCCTCGCCTACCAGCTCGGCCGCGCCTACGACCGGGCCGACCGCTCCAAGGAGGCCTTCTCCGCCTACGATCGGGCGGCCAAAGCCGGCAGCATCGCGGCGATGAACAACCTCGCCACGCTCTACGAGAACGGCCAGGGGGTGAAGCGCGGGCAAGCTGAGGCCTACCGGCTCTATCGGCAGGCGGGCGAGGCCGGCAACGTGGTGGCGCTCGCCAACGCCGCCCGGATGCTCGAATACGGCAACGGCATCCCCAAGGACGAGGCCGGCGCGGTGGCGCTCTACAAGCGCGCGGTGGAGGGCGGCGACGTGCCCTCGATCTCGAAGCTGGTGCCGCACTACGCCACCGGCGCCCACGGCTTCCCGAAGGACCTGCGCCAGGGCTTCGACCTGTTCCGCCGGGCGGCGGACAAGGGCGATCCGGTCGCGATGGCGACGATGGCGACGCTGATCGACAACGGCTTCGGCCGCTACTTCCCCGGAATGCGCTCCGCCGACATGGTGCTGCGGGCGCTCAAGCGGGGCGAACTCGGCGCGGCGTCCGTCTCGGCCACCGACACGGCGGCGCAGAAGCTGAAGCCCGAGACGATCCGCACCGTCCAGCGCGCGGTCAAGGAGGCGGATTACTATTCCGGCGCCCTCGACGGCCGCTTCAACCCGGTCTTCGTCCGCGCCCTCGACCAGTACGCCCGGGCCAACGAGGCGGAATGA
- a CDS encoding DMP19 family protein, which translates to MMSWRHALAAACLVVLGACTQSRGCDLDALRHYPMAQAVESRAVPLRMPDLFFPGPNKRNFDRFSLDAAGAATMRSALARGLRTFGEAERPVLLLAALDHWTSGATGLKGFFVLTDSVFLDEVLNVLDAEGLPAHAALLREGTALFGPDFGGTQAQRYARWSDGHGEIRDERLDAALDRLSERFRTLPRPLDEAVARIARSPELTAIYEPLRAGADEDDRLSFLTGGLWQCLNHYDAPAAVAARLAALPAPHARIIAVRIFEAEMLNGSVHQAFFNSSGVLAPDVAEALKAMGLPGHAAAVERGIALFPKPYPRDTQERRAFMGRQNEAFDTALGNLTGDVDDGAMHAAMIATARAADILPK; encoded by the coding sequence ATGATGTCCTGGCGCCACGCCCTCGCGGCGGCCTGCCTCGTTGTCCTCGGCGCCTGCACGCAGAGCCGGGGCTGCGACCTCGACGCGCTTCGGCACTATCCGATGGCACAGGCCGTCGAGAGCCGGGCCGTGCCGCTGCGCATGCCCGACCTCTTCTTCCCCGGGCCGAACAAGCGGAATTTCGACCGCTTCTCCCTCGACGCAGCCGGCGCCGCGACGATGCGCTCCGCCCTCGCCCGGGGACTCAGGACCTTCGGCGAGGCCGAGCGTCCGGTCCTGCTTCTGGCCGCGCTCGATCACTGGACCAGTGGCGCAACCGGGCTGAAGGGCTTCTTCGTTCTCACCGACAGCGTCTTCCTCGACGAAGTCCTGAACGTTCTCGATGCCGAGGGGCTGCCCGCCCATGCCGCGCTGCTGCGCGAGGGAACGGCCCTGTTCGGCCCGGATTTCGGCGGCACGCAGGCCCAGCGCTACGCCCGCTGGAGCGACGGGCATGGCGAGATCCGCGACGAGAGGCTCGATGCCGCCCTGGACCGCCTGTCCGAGCGCTTCCGGACCCTTCCGCGGCCCCTGGATGAGGCGGTCGCGCGCATCGCCCGCTCGCCGGAACTGACCGCGATCTACGAGCCCCTGCGAGCCGGGGCGGACGAAGACGACCGGCTCAGCTTCCTCACCGGCGGGCTCTGGCAGTGCCTGAACCACTACGACGCGCCCGCCGCGGTGGCCGCCCGTCTCGCCGCCCTGCCCGCGCCCCACGCCCGGATCATCGCCGTCCGGATCTTCGAGGCGGAGATGCTGAACGGCTCGGTGCACCAAGCCTTCTTCAACTCGTCCGGCGTGCTCGCCCCCGACGTGGCCGAGGCGCTGAAGGCGATGGGACTGCCCGGCCACGCCGCGGCGGTGGAGCGCGGCATCGCCCTGTTTCCCAAGCCCTATCCCCGGGACACGCAGGAGCGGCGCGCCTTCATGGGGCGGCAGAACGAGGCGTTCGACACGGCCCTCGGCAACCTGACCGGCGACGTGGACGACGGGGCGATGCACGCGGCGATGATCGCCACGGCCCGCGCCGCCGACATCCTGCCGAAATGA
- a CDS encoding trypsin-like serine peptidase: MTPIRRRRRPARSASSAAALLLALGPAVIGAADSALAQSLGFDPADYGRAQLPLRQTTGDAAAYVDQNKGAFEPISELDPKDGLAALARPIGRVDIVLRNARTGQQVGASCTGALLPGDYVLTNHHCLPQSGDLAPVKASILMDYLTLDGKGARRFEIDPKPVEYDARLDYALARVAGNPSAAYGTVRLSGEAVPGNRSMLVIHHPLGRPKVMSRFRCFAMKDQAEGPDLRHRCDTLGGSSGSLMFDASVAGIALHKEGGLDPKDPSSFNKATRLSAILERSRILSGIAAAQGRPVAAAADTPPPAGAGPKTGATPAAKPSAGPPADGPLDPASMNAILRGR; this comes from the coding sequence ATGACCCCGATTCGCCGGAGACGCCGGCCCGCCCGATCGGCCTCGAGCGCCGCCGCCCTGCTGCTCGCGCTGGGCCCGGCCGTCATCGGCGCGGCCGATTCCGCGCTCGCACAGAGCCTCGGCTTCGACCCCGCCGATTACGGCCGGGCCCAGCTTCCCTTGCGCCAAACCACCGGCGACGCGGCGGCCTATGTCGACCAGAACAAGGGCGCGTTCGAGCCGATCAGCGAGCTCGACCCGAAGGACGGGCTCGCCGCGCTGGCCCGCCCGATCGGACGCGTCGATATCGTCCTGCGGAACGCCCGCACCGGGCAGCAGGTCGGCGCCTCCTGCACCGGCGCGTTGCTGCCCGGCGACTACGTGCTGACCAACCATCACTGCCTGCCGCAATCGGGCGACCTCGCTCCGGTCAAGGCGTCGATCCTGATGGATTACCTGACGCTCGACGGCAAAGGCGCGCGCCGCTTCGAAATCGACCCGAAGCCGGTCGAGTACGACGCCCGCCTCGACTACGCGCTCGCTCGCGTCGCCGGGAACCCGAGCGCCGCCTACGGCACCGTCCGCCTCTCGGGCGAGGCCGTGCCGGGCAACCGCTCGATGCTGGTGATCCACCACCCCCTCGGGCGGCCGAAGGTGATGAGCCGCTTCCGCTGCTTCGCGATGAAGGATCAGGCCGAGGGGCCGGACCTGCGCCACCGCTGCGACACGCTGGGCGGTTCCTCCGGCTCGCTGATGTTCGATGCCTCCGTCGCCGGCATCGCCCTGCACAAGGAGGGCGGCCTCGACCCGAAGGACCCGTCGAGCTTCAACAAGGCCACGCGGCTCTCGGCCATCCTCGAACGCAGCCGCATCCTGTCCGGGATCGCCGCCGCCCAGGGCCGCCCGGTCGCCGCTGCGGCGGACACGCCGCCTCCGGCGGGCGCGGGGCCGAAGACCGGCGCGACCCCCGCCGCGAAACCCTCCGCCGGACCGCCCGCGGATGGGCCCCTCGATCCCGCAAGCATGAACGCGATCCTGCGCGGGCGCTGA
- a CDS encoding OmpA family protein yields the protein MGAIERSAPARGGTAVIDVATARLARLALMLAASAALALAPARANPLTEVPGTRPPAAEGEAGAEVPPARDEAAERAEAGAVNPSANAIIRSLAPFADGNPGRPAAPVAVSPGDGGPSLRVDPARSVDLTVFFAYDSARLTPEARIQLEPLGQALQARELSGHGFLIAGHTDAAGGLGYNRRLSLARARSVKAHLVETYGIDPRRLRIHGWGPVRPKDPSQPFARINRRVEVSLIAPAPSGALRFILPASERTCAADAPDDPRRRVTLDLDDFGAAPTPLPCTE from the coding sequence ATGGGGGCAATCGAACGGAGCGCGCCCGCGCGCGGCGGAACAGCGGTCATCGACGTAGCGACGGCGCGGCTTGCGCGCCTCGCGCTGATGCTGGCGGCGAGCGCGGCGCTTGCCCTCGCGCCCGCCCGCGCCAACCCGCTGACCGAGGTACCGGGCACTCGCCCGCCTGCCGCCGAGGGGGAAGCCGGAGCGGAGGTGCCCCCGGCCCGCGACGAGGCCGCCGAGCGGGCCGAGGCCGGGGCGGTGAACCCCTCGGCCAACGCGATCATCCGCTCGCTCGCGCCCTTCGCCGACGGCAATCCGGGCCGTCCCGCCGCGCCGGTCGCGGTCTCGCCCGGCGACGGCGGCCCGAGTCTGCGGGTCGATCCCGCCCGCTCGGTCGATCTCACCGTGTTCTTCGCCTACGACAGTGCCCGCCTGACGCCGGAGGCGCGCATTCAGCTCGAACCGCTGGGCCAGGCGCTGCAGGCCCGCGAGCTTTCCGGCCACGGCTTCCTCATCGCGGGGCACACCGATGCGGCGGGCGGGCTCGGCTACAACCGGCGCCTTTCGCTCGCCCGCGCCCGCAGCGTGAAGGCCCATCTCGTCGAGACCTACGGCATCGATCCGCGCCGTCTGCGCATCCACGGCTGGGGACCCGTGCGCCCCAAGGACCCGTCCCAGCCCTTCGCGCGGATCAACCGGCGGGTCGAGGTCAGCCTGATCGCGCCCGCGCCGAGCGGCGCCCTGCGCTTCATCCTGCCGGCCTCCGAGCGAACCTGCGCGGCCGACGCGCCGGACGATCCCCGCCGCCGGGTCACGCTCGACCTCGACGATTTCGGCGCGGCACCGACGCCCCTGCCCTGCACCGAGTGA
- a CDS encoding Tex family protein, which produces MKSVNLLIAEELGVREAQVAAAVDLLDGGYTVPFIARYRKEATGSLDDAQLRSLEERLGYLRELRDRRASVTESIRAQGKLTPELAAAIASADTKARLEDIYLPFRPKRRSKAQTAREAGLAPLAETLLARPETVPERAAQGFVDPGKGIETIEAALEGARAILIERFAEDADLIGRLREDVWRGGEAVSKLRKGKEAAGQKFSDYFDWRERLERMPSHRVLALFRGEKEEVLDLALTVEGEDSPAGVPGPFELAICRRFGVAARGRPADAWLLETVRIAWRSKIRTGIKADLRARLFERAEEAAVKVFAGNLKDLLLAAPAGGRATLGLDPGYRNGVKAAVVDRTGKVVAVETTYPHEPQRRWKEAVAALSRLCRQHGVELIAIGNGTASRETDRLAAEILAANPDLKMAKVTVSEAGASVYSASAIATRELPDLDVSHRGAVSIARRLQDPLAELVKIDPKSIGVGQYQHDVTEQKLSRSLEAVVEDAVNAVGVDVNTASAPLLAQVSGLGASVADKIVAHRDANGPFRTRASLKKVPGLGAKTFELAAGFLRIPDGEDPLDRSGVHPEAYPVVRRILEATKSDIRVLIGNAAALRPLSPAAFADERFGVPTVRDIIAELEKPGRDPRPAFKTASFQEGVETIGDLKPGMQLEGVVTNVAAFGAFIDIGVHQDGLVHISAMARKRIASPSEVVKTGDVVRVLVLAVDVPRKRISLSMRLDDPIDGTPASAPRSGAARSETRPPRPAPAAPPQDGALADALRRAGVASPKRS; this is translated from the coding sequence GTGAAGAGCGTGAACCTCCTGATCGCCGAGGAACTCGGCGTGCGCGAGGCGCAGGTGGCCGCCGCCGTGGACCTGCTCGACGGCGGCTACACCGTTCCGTTCATCGCCCGCTACCGCAAGGAGGCGACCGGCTCGCTCGACGACGCGCAGCTCCGCAGCCTGGAGGAGCGGCTGGGCTACCTGCGCGAGCTGCGTGATCGGCGCGCCAGCGTCACTGAGAGCATCCGCGCCCAGGGCAAGCTGACGCCGGAACTCGCCGCCGCCATCGCGAGCGCCGACACCAAGGCGCGGCTGGAGGACATCTACCTGCCGTTCCGGCCCAAGCGCCGCAGCAAGGCACAGACCGCCCGCGAGGCTGGGCTCGCGCCGCTGGCCGAGACCCTGCTCGCGCGGCCGGAGACGGTGCCGGAGCGGGCGGCGCAGGGCTTCGTCGATCCGGGCAAGGGGATCGAGACCATCGAGGCAGCCTTGGAAGGCGCCCGGGCGATCCTGATCGAGCGCTTTGCCGAGGATGCCGACCTGATCGGCCGCCTGCGCGAGGATGTCTGGCGCGGCGGCGAGGCGGTGTCGAAGCTGCGCAAGGGCAAGGAGGCGGCGGGCCAGAAGTTCTCCGACTACTTCGACTGGCGCGAACGGCTGGAGCGCATGCCCTCGCACCGGGTGCTGGCCCTGTTCCGCGGCGAGAAGGAGGAGGTGCTCGATCTCGCCTTGACCGTCGAGGGTGAGGACTCCCCGGCCGGCGTGCCGGGGCCGTTCGAACTCGCGATCTGCCGCCGGTTCGGCGTCGCCGCACGGGGACGGCCGGCGGATGCGTGGCTGCTCGAGACCGTCCGCATCGCGTGGCGTTCCAAGATCCGCACCGGCATCAAGGCGGATCTGCGCGCCCGCCTGTTCGAGCGGGCGGAGGAGGCGGCGGTGAAGGTCTTCGCCGGCAATCTCAAGGACCTGCTGCTGGCCGCCCCCGCGGGCGGTCGCGCGACCCTCGGGCTCGATCCCGGCTACCGCAACGGCGTGAAGGCGGCGGTGGTGGACCGCACCGGCAAGGTGGTGGCGGTCGAGACCACCTACCCGCACGAGCCGCAGCGGCGCTGGAAGGAGGCGGTGGCCGCGCTGTCCCGGCTCTGCCGCCAGCACGGCGTCGAGCTGATCGCCATCGGCAACGGCACCGCCTCGCGCGAGACCGACCGGCTCGCCGCCGAGATCCTCGCCGCCAACCCGGATCTGAAGATGGCCAAGGTCACGGTGTCGGAGGCCGGCGCCTCGGTCTACTCGGCCTCGGCCATCGCCACCCGCGAATTGCCGGACCTCGACGTGTCGCATCGCGGCGCCGTCTCCATCGCCCGGCGCCTGCAGGATCCGCTGGCGGAACTGGTGAAGATCGATCCGAAATCCATCGGCGTCGGCCAGTACCAGCACGACGTCACCGAGCAGAAGCTGTCGCGCTCCCTCGAAGCGGTGGTCGAGGACGCGGTGAACGCCGTCGGCGTCGACGTGAACACCGCCTCCGCGCCGCTGCTCGCCCAGGTCTCGGGGCTCGGCGCATCGGTGGCCGACAAGATCGTCGCCCATCGCGACGCCAACGGTCCGTTCCGCACCCGCGCCAGTTTGAAGAAGGTACCGGGCCTCGGCGCCAAGACCTTCGAGCTCGCGGCGGGCTTCCTGCGCATTCCCGACGGCGAGGACCCGCTCGACCGCTCCGGCGTCCACCCCGAGGCCTATCCGGTGGTGCGGCGCATCCTGGAGGCGACGAAGAGCGACATCCGGGTGCTGATCGGCAATGCCGCGGCCCTGCGCCCGCTCTCGCCGGCCGCCTTCGCCGACGAGCGCTTCGGCGTGCCGACGGTGCGCGACATCATCGCCGAGCTGGAGAAGCCCGGCCGCGATCCGCGCCCCGCCTTCAAGACGGCGAGCTTCCAGGAGGGCGTCGAGACCATCGGCGACCTCAAGCCCGGCATGCAGTTGGAGGGCGTCGTCACCAACGTCGCCGCCTTCGGCGCCTTCATCGATATCGGCGTGCACCAGGACGGGCTCGTTCACATCTCGGCCATGGCCCGCAAGCGGATCGCCTCGCCGTCCGAGGTGGTGAAGACCGGCGATGTTGTGCGCGTGCTGGTGCTGGCCGTGGACGTGCCGCGCAAGCGCATCTCGCTCTCGATGCGGCTCGACGACCCCATCGACGGGACACCGGCATCGGCACCGCGTAGCGGCGCTGCCCGCTCCGAGACGCGGCCGCCGCGCCCCGCGCCCGCAGCGCCACCGCAGGACGGTGCCCTCGCCGACGCGCTCCGGCGCGCCGGCGTCGCGTCGCCGAAGCGCTCGTGA
- a CDS encoding ABC transporter ATP-binding protein: MIRFENVTKVYSTYGRRRTILDRVNFTLKPGISYGIMGINGAGKSTTMKLISGVEEPTRGRISRGLRVSWPLGFAGGFNPRMTGRDNVIFVARIYGEDPRRVLEFVEDFSELGSYLNMPVNTYSSGMGSRLAFGMSMAIPFDTYLIDETLSVGDARFQKRCADVFNKRRETADVILISHSMEQIREYCSQALILINGQAVVYDDVDEAITAYRRLNS; encoded by the coding sequence GTGATCCGCTTCGAGAACGTCACCAAGGTCTATTCCACCTACGGGCGGCGGCGCACGATCCTCGACCGGGTGAACTTCACCCTGAAGCCCGGCATCAGCTACGGCATCATGGGGATCAACGGTGCCGGCAAATCGACGACGATGAAGCTCATCTCCGGTGTCGAGGAACCGACCCGCGGCCGCATCTCCCGGGGCCTGCGCGTGTCCTGGCCGCTCGGCTTCGCGGGCGGCTTCAACCCGAGGATGACGGGACGGGACAACGTCATCTTCGTCGCCAGGATCTACGGGGAGGATCCGCGCCGCGTGCTCGAATTCGTCGAGGACTTCTCCGAGCTCGGCAGCTACCTGAACATGCCGGTGAACACCTACTCCTCCGGTATGGGCTCGCGGCTCGCCTTCGGGATGAGCATGGCGATCCCCTTCGACACCTACCTCATCGACGAGACGCTCTCGGTGGGCGATGCGCGCTTCCAGAAACGCTGCGCGGACGTGTTCAACAAGCGGCGCGAGACCGCGGACGTGATCCTGATCTCCCACAGCATGGAGCAGATCCGCGAATACTGCAGTCAGGCCCTCATCCTGATCAACGGGCAGGCGGTGGTGTACGACGACGTCGACGAGGCGATCACGGCCTATCGCCGCCTGAACAGCTAA
- a CDS encoding capsule biosynthesis protein, whose amino-acid sequence MSTEISSPSGAPLTTADRSTAVAESLKRFARIARQSDHKKGIRAYQTHIRRDPWIPVLFVVLFLLPTLVTSGYYYLIASDRYITEARFALRPALGSVDKVQSDETGSNSSMSKQMIAQDTLITISYIASRQMVEAMERQMPLREMFSRDGIDFFSRFDANEPIELFLRYWHKRVTTKVDSNGGIVTLNVAAFDPEESYRLARALMEESERMVNELSVRARNAALAESTRELKNAEERLLTVQRAMRDLRNRAGVLDAQSANKNNLTVIAELRKKRIELSVQLNQSLRDLAPERRQIQDLKAQIQDLDDNIEKIERQMTSTDPEQRRLLSEAMTEFEGLENERKNAQLYYNKVLAASEQARIIANRQIEFFTPVVNPVVPISAIEPRRHLITSIVALVAMAVFGFSVVIRKYLYS is encoded by the coding sequence ATGAGCACCGAGATCAGCAGTCCGAGCGGCGCACCGCTGACCACCGCCGACCGCTCGACCGCCGTCGCGGAATCGCTCAAGCGGTTCGCACGCATCGCGCGGCAATCCGATCACAAGAAGGGCATCCGCGCCTACCAGACGCATATCCGGCGCGATCCTTGGATCCCGGTCCTCTTCGTCGTCCTGTTCCTGCTGCCGACGCTCGTTACTTCCGGATACTACTATCTCATCGCCTCGGACCGCTACATCACCGAGGCCCGCTTCGCCCTGCGGCCGGCGCTCGGCAGCGTCGACAAGGTCCAGAGCGACGAGACGGGCAGCAACAGCTCGATGTCCAAGCAGATGATCGCTCAGGACACGCTGATCACGATCAGCTACATCGCCAGCCGGCAGATGGTCGAGGCGATGGAGCGGCAGATGCCGCTGCGGGAGATGTTCTCGCGCGACGGCATCGACTTTTTCTCGCGCTTCGACGCCAACGAGCCGATCGAGCTGTTCCTGCGCTACTGGCACAAGCGCGTCACGACGAAGGTCGACTCGAACGGCGGCATCGTCACCCTGAATGTCGCCGCCTTCGATCCGGAGGAATCCTACCGGCTCGCCCGCGCTTTAATGGAAGAGAGCGAGCGGATGGTGAACGAGCTCAGCGTCAGGGCGCGCAACGCCGCCCTCGCCGAGAGCACGCGCGAGCTCAAGAATGCCGAGGAACGCCTTCTCACCGTGCAGCGCGCCATGCGCGACCTGCGAAACCGCGCCGGCGTTCTGGATGCGCAATCGGCCAACAAGAACAATCTCACGGTCATCGCGGAGCTGCGCAAGAAGCGCATCGAGCTCTCCGTCCAGCTCAATCAGAGCCTGCGCGACCTCGCCCCCGAACGGCGGCAGATCCAGGACCTGAAGGCACAGATCCAGGATCTCGACGACAACATCGAGAAGATCGAACGGCAGATGACCAGCACCGATCCGGAGCAGCGTCGCCTGCTGTCGGAGGCGATGACGGAGTTCGAGGGGCTGGAGAACGAGCGCAAGAACGCGCAGCTCTATTACAACAAGGTACTGGCCGCGAGCGAGCAGGCGCGCATCATCGCCAACCGCCAGATCGAATTCTTCACGCCCGTGGTCAACCCGGTGGTTCCCATCTCGGCGATCGAGCCGCGCCGCCATCTCATCACCAGCATCGTCGCGCTGGTGGCGATGGCGGTGTTCGGCTTCAGCGTCGTGATCCGGAAGTATCTCTACAGCTGA